One part of the Parasphingorhabdus sp. SCSIO 66989 genome encodes these proteins:
- a CDS encoding alpha/beta hydrolase: MALSGCVTFSEARWQDYAGDGRCAEQQTFEDDQQSAMPIFFVTTRLPDCRSQPYQLTIQRGDRIRYGRVGAKGTSKKPTEPVFAFQARELWLDSVAAAARKADGKVVVYMHGYNNGFHHVAMQTEQIRHHSGFGGPVISYNWPSHASGARYAVDQVNQIWDLPYFISELVTLSARPEISEIILVAHSMGTRSGLAALAGMDSKHPAAAAKLKNIILVSGDADRQIFEREARDHLLTQDKVAAGRRITLFVSDEDNAVRASRFLHGYDRLGYTGCVDPLATPPCYARPERDGRPIDGLRIVDTSAVSQDFAGHKDFIDSPIGRQFFCEVLLTDMRAAPTVYSITVATPNNAPAACADSDMVEL; this comes from the coding sequence ATGGCGCTGTCCGGATGCGTCACCTTTTCCGAAGCTCGCTGGCAGGATTATGCCGGTGATGGCCGGTGCGCTGAGCAACAGACGTTCGAGGACGATCAGCAGTCCGCCATGCCGATTTTCTTTGTTACCACCCGTCTGCCCGATTGCCGCAGCCAGCCTTATCAACTGACTATCCAGCGCGGAGATCGCATCCGCTATGGCCGGGTGGGCGCCAAAGGAACCAGCAAGAAGCCGACCGAGCCCGTCTTCGCGTTTCAGGCGCGCGAGCTATGGCTTGATAGTGTTGCTGCTGCTGCTCGCAAGGCTGATGGTAAGGTCGTCGTCTATATGCATGGCTATAATAATGGCTTCCACCATGTCGCGATGCAGACCGAGCAGATACGCCACCATTCGGGATTTGGCGGACCGGTGATCAGCTACAATTGGCCCAGCCATGCCAGCGGCGCGCGGTACGCCGTAGATCAAGTCAATCAGATTTGGGATTTGCCCTATTTTATCTCTGAGCTGGTCACGCTGTCGGCGCGACCCGAGATTTCCGAGATTATATTGGTTGCTCACAGCATGGGCACGCGCAGCGGTCTGGCCGCGCTTGCCGGGATGGACAGCAAACATCCGGCGGCAGCGGCGAAGCTGAAGAACATCATCCTCGTTTCAGGTGATGCGGATCGCCAGATTTTTGAGCGTGAAGCGCGTGACCATTTGCTGACTCAGGACAAGGTTGCGGCGGGTCGGCGTATCACGCTGTTTGTTTCTGACGAAGACAATGCCGTGCGCGCATCGCGTTTTCTTCACGGCTATGATCGGCTGGGCTATACTGGCTGCGTCGATCCGCTGGCGACGCCGCCATGCTATGCCAGACCTGAACGCGATGGCCGACCAATTGATGGATTGAGGATTGTCGATACCAGTGCGGTCAGTCAGGATTTCGCCGGGCATAAGGACTTTATCGACAGCCCGATTGGCCGCCAGTTTTTCTGTGAGGTGTTGTTGACTGATATGCGGGCGGCACCCACTGTCTATAGCATCACCGTGGCGACGCCGAACAATGCACCCGCCGCCTGCGCAGATAGCGATATGGTCGAGCTATGA
- a CDS encoding uracil-DNA glycosylase family protein, with product MTDLVQLLRDVRACQLCQQLPLGPQPLLQAGPKARILIAGQAPGRKTHKAAKPFYDASGERLRDWLGVSEAQFYNPDIFAILPMAFCFPGSGRSGDAPPPPICAETWREPLLKELPNIALTIVLGRYAIGYHLPDDKKTPIDALSRCWLDDGGDTLVLPHPSGRNNIWLAKNPWFAAELVPKLRECVAEVIRTYPPPLQGRG from the coding sequence ATGACCGATCTGGTGCAGTTGCTGCGAGACGTTCGCGCCTGTCAGCTTTGCCAGCAACTGCCCTTGGGACCGCAACCTTTGCTTCAAGCGGGCCCAAAAGCGCGGATACTGATTGCCGGACAGGCGCCGGGACGCAAGACGCATAAGGCGGCAAAACCCTTTTATGATGCCAGCGGCGAGCGACTGCGCGATTGGCTGGGTGTGAGCGAAGCGCAGTTTTATAATCCGGACATATTTGCGATCCTGCCCATGGCCTTTTGTTTTCCGGGATCCGGCAGAAGTGGTGACGCACCTCCGCCGCCTATATGTGCCGAGACGTGGAGGGAGCCTTTACTCAAAGAGCTGCCGAATATCGCACTGACGATAGTTCTGGGCCGCTATGCCATTGGTTATCATCTTCCGGACGATAAGAAGACGCCGATAGATGCCTTGTCGCGCTGCTGGCTGGATGATGGCGGCGACACGCTGGTGCTGCCGCATCCCAGCGGGCGCAACAATATCTGGCTGGCGAAAAATCCCTGGTTTGCGGCTGAACTTGTGCCGAAGCTGCGGGAGTGTGTGGCGGAGGTGATAAGAACTTATCCTCCTCCCCTTCAGGGGAGGGGCTAG
- a CDS encoding c-type cytochrome, with protein sequence MVKLKELAGVVALSALVAACGGGAESEAPAEEAPAEAEAPAEEAAPAEEEAPAEEEAAAEGEGGTDFASLTGDAAAGKVVFSQCRTCHEVKEGVNKVGPSLAGIVGRNAGSVEGFSYSDANANSGITWTEDVLFEYLKDPRGYLPGTKMIFNGLPKDQDRANVIAYLKDPS encoded by the coding sequence ATGGTCAAGTTGAAGGAATTAGCTGGCGTGGTCGCCCTGTCGGCTCTGGTAGCTGCCTGTGGCGGCGGCGCCGAGAGTGAGGCTCCGGCAGAAGAAGCACCCGCAGAAGCAGAAGCTCCGGCGGAAGAAGCCGCTCCTGCTGAAGAAGAAGCCCCCGCCGAGGAAGAAGCTGCTGCTGAAGGGGAAGGTGGCACGGATTTCGCCAGCCTGACTGGTGATGCGGCTGCGGGTAAAGTCGTATTCAGCCAGTGCCGCACCTGTCACGAGGTGAAGGAAGGTGTGAACAAGGTAGGCCCATCGCTGGCAGGAATTGTTGGACGTAACGCTGGTTCGGTTGAAGGCTTCAGCTATTCCGATGCCAATGCCAATAGCGGTATCACCTGGACCGAAGATGTTCTGTTTGAGTACCTCAAAGACCCGCGCGGCTATCTGCCGGGCACCAAGATGATTTTTAACGGCCTGCCAAAAGATCAGGACCGTGCGAACGTGATTGCATATCTCAAAGATCCTAGCTGA
- the recJ gene encoding single-stranded-DNA-specific exonuclease RecJ translates to MSDTLDDTTQSYALGISQSFSGQPWRWRGGQGDYREGLKPDDLVTQLLLTRGVARDDVQRQQQPTLRSFMPDPSIFRDMDRAAERLAEAVIAGETVTIFGDYDVDGATSSALLILLLRDLGLEAGAYIPDRLMEGYGPSGEALVKLAEQGSTLIVTVDCGAMAFDALAMAHEAGVDVMVVDHHKCAPELPRCFALVNPNRQDEDDDAAAHGHLAAVGMAFLLGAALVRTLRGRGYFEGRDEPDLMALLDLVALGTVADVAQLRGLNRAFVAQGLKVMARRQNVGMDALIRASRLTRDPICSDLGFALGPRINAGGRVGKSDLGVRLLTTQDVIEAESIAAELNHFNEERRAIEAAVQEEAEAQLDAQAYRAVVVVAGKGWHPGVIGIVAGRLKERTGRPTIVIALDDEGVGKGSGRSISGVDLGAAIIAAREQDLLVAGGGHAMAAGLTIDADKIDAFRDFLCERLERDVEQSRADRALLVDGVFAPGGLTTDLVTLMDGAGPYGMGWPGPRVVIGPARAIKVDIVGTNHVRIIAAGDDGKSVKTIAFRSADTPLGQALLSLRKDQRIWLAGRAKIDEWNGRNSVEMIIDDAAMA, encoded by the coding sequence ATGAGCGATACACTCGACGACACGACGCAAAGCTACGCCCTCGGTATCAGCCAGTCCTTTTCCGGCCAGCCATGGCGCTGGCGCGGGGGACAGGGGGATTATCGCGAAGGCCTGAAGCCCGATGATCTGGTGACGCAATTGCTGCTGACCCGCGGCGTGGCGCGTGATGATGTGCAGCGCCAGCAACAGCCGACGTTACGCAGTTTCATGCCCGACCCGTCGATCTTCCGTGATATGGACCGCGCTGCCGAGCGGCTGGCCGAGGCGGTGATTGCTGGTGAAACGGTCACCATTTTCGGCGACTATGATGTCGATGGTGCGACCAGCTCGGCGTTGCTGATCCTTTTGCTGCGCGATCTGGGGCTGGAGGCAGGCGCCTATATCCCTGATCGGTTGATGGAGGGCTATGGCCCGTCTGGCGAGGCGCTGGTCAAGCTCGCCGAACAGGGCTCAACGCTGATCGTCACCGTCGATTGCGGCGCAATGGCGTTCGATGCGCTGGCCATGGCCCATGAGGCCGGTGTCGATGTGATGGTGGTCGATCACCATAAATGCGCGCCTGAATTGCCGCGCTGTTTCGCTCTGGTGAACCCCAATCGGCAGGATGAAGATGATGATGCCGCAGCACATGGCCATCTTGCCGCGGTTGGTATGGCGTTTCTGCTCGGTGCAGCACTGGTGCGGACATTGCGCGGGCGCGGCTATTTTGAAGGGCGTGATGAGCCCGATCTGATGGCACTGCTCGATCTGGTGGCGCTGGGCACGGTTGCCGATGTAGCGCAGTTGCGGGGCCTCAACCGCGCCTTTGTCGCGCAGGGGCTTAAGGTGATGGCGCGGCGGCAGAATGTTGGCATGGACGCGCTGATCCGCGCCAGCCGTCTGACCCGGGATCCGATCTGTTCAGACCTTGGTTTTGCGCTAGGGCCGCGCATCAATGCCGGTGGACGGGTTGGTAAATCCGATCTTGGTGTGCGGTTGCTGACGACTCAGGATGTGATTGAAGCTGAAAGCATTGCGGCAGAGCTGAATCACTTCAATGAGGAGCGCCGCGCTATCGAAGCCGCAGTGCAGGAAGAGGCCGAGGCCCAACTCGATGCGCAGGCGTACCGGGCAGTGGTCGTCGTCGCAGGCAAAGGCTGGCATCCCGGCGTCATCGGCATAGTAGCCGGGCGGCTCAAGGAACGCACCGGGCGACCGACTATCGTTATCGCTCTGGATGATGAAGGCGTCGGCAAGGGCTCGGGCCGTTCGATCAGCGGTGTTGATTTGGGCGCAGCGATTATCGCCGCGCGCGAGCAGGACTTGCTGGTTGCAGGCGGCGGGCACGCCATGGCAGCGGGGCTGACCATAGATGCCGACAAGATTGATGCCTTCCGCGATTTTCTGTGCGAGCGGCTGGAGCGCGATGTCGAGCAATCACGCGCCGACCGGGCGCTACTTGTCGATGGCGTTTTTGCCCCCGGCGGCCTCACCACCGATCTGGTCACGCTGATGGATGGTGCCGGTCCCTATGGCATGGGCTGGCCGGGGCCGCGGGTGGTCATCGGCCCGGCGCGCGCGATCAAGGTGGATATTGTCGGCACCAATCATGTCCGCATCATAGCTGCCGGCGATGATGGCAAATCGGTCAAGACCATCGCCTTTCGCAGCGCTGATACGCCGTTGGGTCAGGCACTGCTCAGCCTGCGCAAGGATCAGCGCATCTGGCTCGCGGGCCGGGCAAAGATCGACGAATGGAATGGCCGCAACAGCGTAGAAATGATTATCGATGATGCGGCAATGGCCTGA
- a CDS encoding PucC family protein: MNRFDRKLMDIWMRWGKKVLPFADAASDDLPLSRLLRLSLIQFSVGISLTLLVGTLNRVMIVELEVASTIVGVMLALPLLFAPFRALIGFRSDVHQSALGWRRVPYIYRGTMLQFGGLAVMPFALLVLAGELQSADWPVWFGQGSAAIAILLVGAGVHITQTVGLALATDLAREDQQANVVGLMYVSLLVGSIVAALAFGAFLADFTPGRLIQVIQACAVITIALNFVATWKQEARTPAHLMKEAPPPPPTFKQSWDMFIVQGYAMRRLIIIGFGTLAFTMSDVLLEPYGGQVLGMGVGTTTKLTAIFAGGSLVGFAMASQILSRGGDPMTMTATGALMGLPGFALVIAAAPSQAAQLFSVGVLLIGCGAGLFGHGTLTATMRHAPKGQVGMALGAWGAVQATAAGVGAALGGVLRDVGRDIILSEAWPPVTNGYIIVYALEIILLIIALAIMVPLLRRTPAKAEIAQP, from the coding sequence GTGAATCGGTTCGACAGAAAGCTGATGGATATCTGGATGCGCTGGGGCAAGAAGGTGTTGCCCTTTGCCGATGCCGCCAGTGATGATCTTCCTTTGTCCCGGCTGTTGCGGCTTTCGCTTATCCAGTTTTCGGTCGGTATCTCGCTGACGTTGCTGGTCGGCACGCTTAACCGGGTAATGATTGTCGAGCTGGAAGTGGCTTCGACGATTGTTGGCGTGATGCTGGCGCTGCCCCTGCTGTTCGCGCCGTTCCGGGCGCTGATTGGCTTTCGCTCCGATGTGCACCAGTCGGCGCTGGGCTGGCGGCGGGTGCCCTATATTTATCGCGGTACGATGCTGCAATTTGGCGGGCTGGCGGTGATGCCTTTTGCGCTGTTGGTGCTGGCGGGAGAGCTGCAATCGGCGGATTGGCCGGTCTGGTTCGGGCAGGGCAGTGCGGCCATTGCGATATTGCTGGTCGGCGCGGGCGTGCATATCACCCAGACGGTCGGCCTCGCTTTGGCGACCGATCTGGCGCGTGAGGATCAGCAGGCGAATGTCGTCGGCCTGATGTATGTCAGCCTTTTGGTCGGATCGATCGTCGCTGCGCTCGCGTTTGGTGCGTTCCTAGCTGACTTTACGCCGGGTCGGTTGATACAGGTGATTCAGGCCTGTGCGGTGATTACCATAGCGCTGAACTTTGTCGCCACCTGGAAGCAGGAAGCGCGGACGCCTGCGCATCTGATGAAGGAAGCGCCACCGCCGCCGCCGACTTTCAAGCAAAGCTGGGACATGTTCATCGTCCAGGGCTATGCGATGCGTCGGTTGATTATCATCGGTTTTGGCACATTGGCGTTCACCATGTCGGATGTGCTGCTCGAGCCTTATGGCGGGCAGGTGCTGGGCATGGGAGTGGGCACCACCACCAAGCTGACTGCGATTTTCGCCGGGGGCAGTCTTGTCGGTTTTGCCATGGCCTCGCAAATTCTCAGCCGCGGTGGCGATCCGATGACGATGACCGCTACGGGCGCGTTGATGGGGCTGCCCGGATTTGCATTGGTTATTGCTGCGGCTCCGTCGCAGGCGGCGCAGCTCTTCTCGGTAGGGGTATTGCTGATTGGCTGTGGTGCCGGACTATTCGGCCATGGCACGCTGACAGCTACCATGCGCCACGCACCCAAGGGTCAGGTAGGCATGGCACTGGGCGCATGGGGCGCGGTGCAGGCAACCGCTGCGGGTGTAGGCGCTGCGCTTGGCGGGGTGTTGCGCGATGTTGGTCGCGATATCATTCTGTCGGAGGCTTGGCCGCCCGTCACCAACGGTTATATCATTGTCTATGCGTTGGAGATCATCTTGCTGATTATCGCCTTGGCCATCATGGTGCCATTGCTGAGGCGCACACCGGCCAAGGCAGAGATTGCGCAGCCGTGA
- a CDS encoding DUF3422 domain-containing protein: MSDRPSRPKTANDHPLRQWAVDEMNLRRFAPVPEDCQIYQYVLLVDAAQRQPEDQYLINDRPDFAEWHLSPRSATAHTANGVHFLWERHTEASTITLILPANMPAKLADPYLYWLANWPGAILRATRVRVVPSQKEVDANLDAMGMAGVDMVCCDVNGVLRIWSDFGIHNDGFGRLLVLAGDVSDNERGRIIQRVQELGNYRNMALMGFPTVQEYGPQVDELEKQLSLHAEQVAIATDEDNDDALLQQLADISSRLELIRSATGFRLSATAAYSEVASDRLQALEITPVAGYQTLTEFTERRLVPATRTCATFQARLTRIAERISRVMHTLDVRIDTRIKAQNLSLTQSMERSTLLQLRLQTLVEGLSVIAAAYYLVGLIGYMVKGVSALQKGYWPEIIMGAVTVPVILIIWLFVHHLRGKVLQETESKKE; encoded by the coding sequence ATGAGCGATCGGCCAAGCCGACCAAAAACCGCAAATGATCATCCATTGCGCCAATGGGCCGTGGATGAGATGAATTTGCGGCGCTTTGCTCCTGTCCCCGAAGATTGCCAAATCTATCAATATGTTCTGCTGGTAGATGCCGCGCAGCGACAGCCAGAAGACCAGTATCTTATCAATGACCGGCCCGATTTTGCCGAATGGCATCTCAGCCCGCGCAGCGCCACCGCGCATACCGCCAATGGCGTGCATTTTCTGTGGGAGCGGCATACCGAGGCCAGCACCATCACCCTGATATTGCCCGCCAATATGCCGGCAAAGCTGGCAGACCCCTATCTTTATTGGCTGGCAAACTGGCCGGGGGCGATTTTGCGGGCGACGCGGGTGCGTGTGGTGCCGAGCCAGAAAGAGGTTGATGCCAATCTCGACGCCATGGGCATGGCCGGGGTGGATATGGTGTGCTGCGATGTCAATGGCGTGCTGCGCATCTGGTCGGACTTTGGCATCCATAATGACGGATTTGGTCGTTTGCTGGTGCTGGCAGGGGATGTGTCAGACAATGAGCGTGGCCGCATCATTCAGCGGGTTCAGGAATTGGGTAATTATCGCAATATGGCGCTGATGGGTTTCCCGACGGTGCAGGAATATGGGCCGCAGGTCGATGAGCTGGAGAAACAGCTTTCGCTTCACGCCGAGCAGGTAGCCATCGCCACAGATGAGGACAATGATGATGCGCTGCTGCAGCAATTGGCCGATATCTCCTCTCGGCTTGAGTTGATCCGCTCCGCGACCGGCTTTCGCCTCAGTGCAACCGCTGCCTATTCCGAAGTCGCATCGGATCGGTTGCAGGCGCTGGAGATCACGCCGGTTGCGGGCTATCAGACATTAACCGAGTTTACCGAGCGGCGACTGGTTCCCGCAACGCGAACCTGCGCCACCTTTCAGGCGCGGCTGACTCGCATTGCCGAGCGTATCTCACGGGTGATGCACACGCTTGATGTACGGATTGATACCCGGATCAAGGCGCAGAACCTCAGCCTGACTCAATCGATGGAACGCTCGACTTTGCTGCAGCTGCGGTTGCAGACTCTGGTGGAGGGTCTGTCGGTGATCGCCGCCGCCTATTATCTGGTCGGATTGATCGGATATATGGTCAAAGGCGTATCGGCTTTGCAAAAGGGATATTGGCCCGAAATCATCATGGGTGCCGTTACGGTTCCGGTGATTTTGATCATATGGCTGTTTGTACACCATCTTCGGGGCAAAGTTCTGCAGGAAACAGAGTCTAAAAAAGAATAA
- a CDS encoding AAA family ATPase: protein MNEYQMVKAMLLHMGRGLDKDAPLAKALKEWMLNNQGWLKLGIDKRTKGWSRLIAAAEEWRVPDVQVPYVIELANGIGDILELDQANRTLLAYLVACDRLQHVSALASIASRNGGDLPAMLGVLSGADVQDALRFVRRSPVLRLGLIDFRSNHLGETEIRVRWTLERLLDRAPSLGSELKQALIGPTSETSLTMADFAEVEDAAHMAQLLAGAARDQAEGINILIYGPPGTGKTELAKVLSAEAGLSLHAIGEVDEDGEEPERYDRVNAMVLAQRVLRGKRDSVLMFDEMEDFIGDTRPGPGDWMSGRPGSKVFANRMLEGNAVPVIWITNAIGNVDDAIIRRMTYVRRLDYPSREAGQRIARRICQDERVLLTEQTGALIDAAAETTTVMRNAARAARLTGDAQAMDRTATSLVKTLRRGALPHPKPLSVDMALYNSDPALAPLIDKMAIQKLDDVSLMLSGPPGTGKTALAHHFARRMDKPLLERRASDLLSKWVGETEQNIAAVFAEARTRQGVLFLDEADSLLFDRGTARNNWEVGQVNEFLSWLDRHDQPVLAATNHASRLDPAMVRRFDFKIDLKPLDREGLDYAFRLFFEEDAPAEIAELRNLTPGDFAVVKKQMRLQEDVSKGAILEALRKESVLKPEGSGKIGF from the coding sequence ATGAACGAATATCAGATGGTGAAGGCCATGCTGCTTCATATGGGGCGGGGGCTGGACAAGGATGCGCCGCTGGCAAAGGCGCTGAAAGAGTGGATGCTCAACAATCAGGGATGGTTGAAACTGGGTATCGACAAAAGAACAAAGGGCTGGAGCCGTTTGATTGCGGCTGCCGAGGAATGGCGGGTGCCTGATGTGCAGGTTCCTTATGTCATCGAACTGGCCAATGGCATTGGCGATATTTTGGAACTGGATCAGGCCAATCGCACGCTTTTGGCTTATCTGGTTGCCTGTGATCGCCTGCAGCATGTCAGTGCACTTGCAAGCATAGCATCGCGCAATGGCGGTGATTTACCGGCAATGCTGGGCGTGCTGTCTGGCGCGGATGTGCAGGATGCGTTGCGCTTTGTGCGGCGCAGCCCTGTGCTGCGGCTGGGGTTGATTGACTTTCGCTCCAACCATCTTGGCGAGACCGAGATCCGCGTGCGTTGGACGCTTGAGCGGCTGCTTGATCGTGCGCCTTCATTGGGCAGTGAGCTGAAACAGGCGCTTATCGGCCCGACCAGCGAAACCAGCCTGACCATGGCAGACTTTGCCGAGGTTGAGGATGCCGCGCATATGGCGCAGCTCCTGGCGGGCGCCGCTCGCGACCAGGCTGAAGGCATTAACATCCTGATTTATGGTCCGCCTGGCACCGGCAAGACCGAGCTGGCCAAGGTGCTAAGCGCCGAGGCGGGACTGTCGCTGCATGCCATTGGCGAGGTTGATGAGGATGGTGAAGAGCCGGAGCGTTATGACCGGGTCAACGCCATGGTGCTGGCGCAGCGCGTGTTGCGCGGCAAGCGCGACTCTGTGCTGATGTTCGACGAGATGGAGGACTTTATTGGCGATACCCGTCCGGGACCGGGTGACTGGATGAGTGGCCGCCCAGGCAGCAAGGTCTTTGCCAACCGGATGCTCGAAGGCAATGCGGTGCCGGTCATCTGGATCACCAATGCCATTGGCAATGTCGATGATGCGATCATCCGGCGGATGACCTATGTGCGGCGGCTGGACTATCCTTCCCGAGAGGCTGGCCAGCGCATTGCGCGGCGTATCTGTCAGGATGAACGCGTATTGCTGACCGAACAGACCGGGGCCTTGATTGATGCAGCAGCAGAGACGACGACGGTTATGCGCAATGCCGCACGGGCTGCGCGACTAACTGGAGATGCGCAGGCGATGGACCGCACAGCAACCTCGCTGGTGAAGACATTGCGGCGTGGTGCCTTGCCGCATCCAAAACCGCTATCAGTCGATATGGCGCTGTATAACAGCGATCCCGCCCTGGCTCCGCTGATCGACAAAATGGCCATTCAGAAGCTGGATGATGTGTCGCTGATGCTGAGCGGCCCTCCGGGCACCGGCAAGACCGCCTTGGCGCATCATTTTGCGCGGCGGATGGACAAGCCTTTGCTGGAACGGCGGGCTTCAGACCTGTTGTCAAAATGGGTTGGCGAGACCGAGCAGAATATTGCGGCGGTGTTCGCCGAGGCACGGACGCGCCAGGGGGTGCTGTTCCTTGACGAGGCGGATTCGCTGCTCTTTGATCGCGGCACTGCGCGGAACAATTGGGAAGTCGGACAGGTCAATGAGTTTCTGTCCTGGCTTGATCGCCATGACCAGCCGGTTCTGGCGGCGACCAACCATGCCTCGCGGCTTGACCCGGCTATGGTACGACGGTTTGACTTCAAGATTGATCTCAAGCCGTTGGACCGTGAAGGACTGGATTACGCTTTTCGCCTGTTCTTCGAAGAGGATGCTCCAGCGGAGATTGCCGAGTTGCGCAATCTGACTCCAGGCGATTTTGCCGTCGTGAAGAAGCAAATGCGTTTGCAGGAAGACGTTTCTAAAGGCGCAATTTTGGAGGCGCTGCGTAAAGAAAGCGTGCTTAAGCCAGAGGGCAGTGGGAAGATCGGCTTTTGA
- a CDS encoding light-harvesting protein, giving the protein MNEGRMFLYVSPNVLLPLLFVIMVLTSLSVHYSILTNTTWFADFFQGSAAAAPAEPAAAE; this is encoded by the coding sequence ATGAATGAAGGTCGTATGTTCCTCTATGTGAGTCCGAATGTCTTGCTGCCATTGCTGTTTGTGATCATGGTGTTGACGTCTCTCAGCGTCCACTATTCGATCCTGACAAACACGACATGGTTTGCTGATTTCTTCCAGGGAAGTGCAGCCGCAGCGCCAGCAGAACCAGCCGCTGCCGAATAG
- a CDS encoding NAD(P)H-binding protein, translating to MRQQANSGAMFGLLIMARRARVSAMPDPVTAKAESGSTTPKRVMMLGGTGTIGRATVRVLMERGHDVTCFLRKRDGATDAGIPPELAGAALRFGDLADPQSWQKDGFCGEAFDVLVSCLASRTGAPKDAWAIDHQAHLYALEAAQQAGVKHMVLLSAICVQKPLLAFQHAKLAFEKALMESGMTWSIVRPTAFFKSLSGQLDRVKAGKPFLLFGDGELTACKPISDNDLGNYLADCLDDPALHNRILPIGGPGPAITPLQQGEKLLALLGKEPKYSRVPPAMMSVIIGILKMLGWIIPAARDKAELARIGRYYATESMLVLNPETGEYDADATPEYGSETLFDYYQQLVRGEAEAERGDHAVF from the coding sequence ATGCGCCAACAAGCAAATTCAGGCGCCATGTTCGGGCTTTTGATTATGGCGCGTCGTGCTAGAGTTAGCGCCATGCCCGATCCTGTAACGGCCAAAGCTGAGTCTGGTTCCACTACCCCCAAAAGAGTGATGATGCTGGGCGGCACCGGCACCATAGGCCGCGCAACGGTGCGCGTGCTGATGGAACGCGGGCATGATGTCACCTGCTTCCTGCGCAAACGCGATGGCGCAACCGACGCCGGCATACCACCAGAACTGGCGGGCGCAGCGCTGCGCTTTGGCGATCTCGCCGATCCACAATCCTGGCAGAAAGACGGCTTTTGCGGCGAGGCATTCGATGTGCTGGTCTCGTGCCTCGCCTCGCGCACGGGCGCGCCAAAGGATGCGTGGGCGATTGACCATCAGGCGCATCTGTACGCACTGGAGGCGGCGCAGCAGGCCGGCGTGAAGCATATGGTGCTACTCTCCGCCATTTGCGTCCAGAAACCACTGCTTGCCTTTCAGCATGCCAAGCTGGCCTTTGAAAAAGCGTTGATGGAATCGGGCATGACTTGGTCCATCGTCCGCCCCACCGCTTTCTTCAAATCGCTATCAGGTCAGCTAGACCGGGTAAAAGCGGGCAAACCCTTCTTACTGTTCGGCGATGGTGAACTGACTGCCTGCAAACCCATCAGCGACAATGACCTCGGCAACTATCTGGCGGATTGTCTCGATGATCCGGCGCTACATAACCGCATCTTGCCAATCGGCGGCCCCGGCCCGGCAATCACACCTTTGCAACAGGGCGAGAAGCTGCTTGCACTGCTCGGCAAGGAACCCAAATATAGCCGTGTGCCTCCCGCGATGATGAGCGTTATCATCGGCATACTAAAAATGCTTGGCTGGATCATTCCCGCAGCCAGAGACAAAGCCGAACTAGCCCGCATCGGGCGCTATTATGCAACCGAATCAATGCTGGTGCTGAACCCGGAAACGGGTGAATATGATGCTGATGCGACACCCGAATATGGCAGCGAGACCCTTTTCGACTATTATCAACAGCTTGTCAGGGGTGAAGCCGAGGCAGAACGCGGCGACCATGCCGTGTTCTAA
- a CDS encoding light-harvesting protein, protein MTEADTKVYPTGLTEAEAIEINDGLKWGTRIFAAISVFAHVLAFALTPWLQ, encoded by the coding sequence ATGACTGAAGCTGATACCAAGGTTTATCCAACCGGCCTCACCGAGGCCGAGGCGATTGAGATTAATGACGGGCTTAAATGGGGAACCCGCATTTTCGCCGCTATTTCTGTTTTTGCCCATGTTTTGGCGTTCGCACTGACGCCGTGGCTGCAATAA
- a CDS encoding NAD(P)H-dependent oxidoreductase, whose product MQRTLAIIWFSRTGAAKALAEAAYQGALSAGGVLTHLVEASDANVDLMLETDGYIFACPENLAAIAGGMKEFFDSHYYPLLGRIEGRPYAAIIAAGSDGENARKQLERIATGWRLKRVMDSMIVNTQAQTAEEILAPKTIPQAQRDAAEDMGAALANGLEMGVF is encoded by the coding sequence ATGCAGCGGACACTGGCGATCATATGGTTCAGCCGCACCGGAGCCGCGAAGGCGCTGGCGGAGGCTGCTTATCAGGGCGCATTGAGCGCTGGAGGGGTGTTGACCCATCTGGTTGAGGCCAGCGATGCCAATGTCGATCTGATGCTGGAGACCGATGGCTATATCTTTGCCTGCCCCGAAAACCTCGCCGCTATCGCCGGGGGTATGAAGGAGTTTTTTGACAGCCATTATTATCCGCTGCTCGGGCGCATAGAAGGCCGCCCCTATGCCGCAATAATCGCCGCCGGTTCGGATGGTGAGAACGCCAGGAAACAGCTCGAACGCATCGCCACAGGCTGGCGGCTGAAACGGGTGATGGACAGCATGATCGTCAACACCCAGGCGCAAACAGCAGAGGAAATTCTTGCACCCAAAACGATTCCCCAAGCCCAACGCGATGCCGCCGAAGACATGGGCGCAGCATTGGCCAATGGTCTTGAGATGGGGGTGTTTTAG